CTCGGCGCGCGCGTTGAGATAGGTAAAGCGGAAATCCGTATCGAGGGCGAAGAATGCGTCCGTAATCCGGTCGAGCGCCGGTATCGATCGCCGCGTCACGGTCGATCACCCGCGATCGAATCTGAATCCGAACCCGAACTCGAGTCCGAGCCCGGATCAGAATTCGGACGGCTGAACCAACCTACACCTGCGGGTGGCCGCGCGTCGATCCCGCTCGCGTGAAGGTTGTCGTTCACTGTCACCATTGCCCAACAGTCAAGCAGTATTTCACGAAGGCCGTATTTGACTGTCGTGGCCGAACCGTACGGAACGTCGGGACATATACCCATTGATGACTATCCGCGTACCGGCCGCGTTCCGCTCGAAGCTGTTCGAGAACAGTCAAAAACGGAGGTCGACCGATCGACGACGATTCGGCGACGTTACGCCCCGGCGAACGCCTCGAGAATCGACTCGCAGAAGGCCTCGAGATCGTCCGGGTTGCGGCTGGTCACGAGTCCGTCGTCGACGACGGCCTCCTCGTCGACCCACTCGCCGCCAGCGTTGCGGATGTCCGTCTGCAAACTGGGGTAGGAGGTCAGCGTCCGACCGTCGACGACGTCCGCTTCGACCAGCAGCCACGGCCCGTGGCAGATGACGCCCGCCGGCTTGCCGGCCGTCACGTGCGAGCGGAGCAGTTCGACGGCGTCCTCGTTCGCGCGCAGGGTGTCCGCGCCGACGGTGCCGCCGGGGACGATCACCGCGTCGTAATCGTCCGCGGAGACCTCGTCGAAGGTCTTCTCGACCTCGTACATCTCGCTCTCCTCGAGATCGTCGTTGACGGTCTGTG
This portion of the Halopiger aswanensis genome encodes:
- a CDS encoding type 1 glutamine amidotransferase domain-containing protein, encoding MSDSQHSLEDTTVAIFIAPEGTEEIEFTEPKDAVSEAGATVDVLGSETGEAQTVNDDLEESEMYEVEKTFDEVSADDYDAVIVPGGTVGADTLRANEDAVELLRSHVTAGKPAGVICHGPWLLVEADVVDGRTLTSYPSLQTDIRNAGGEWVDEEAVVDDGLVTSRNPDDLEAFCESILEAFAGA